The Gammaproteobacteria bacterium genome segment GGTGGACGTGGAAGACTATTTCCAGGTCTCCGCTTTTGAGGGCACGATCGATCGCTCCCAGTGGGATAACATCCCCTGTCGCGTTGAGGGCAACATGGATCGCATCCTCGGCTTGTTTGCGGACAAGGGCGTCAAGGCGACATTTTTTACCCTGGGCTGGGTGGCCGAACGCTATCCGGAGATGGTGAGGCGCATCGTCAGTGACGGGCATGAGCTGGCCAGCCATGGTTTTACCCATACTCGCGTCACCCAGCAAAGCCAGAAAGTCTTTCGCGCCGACATCGAAAAAACCAAGCAACTGCTGGAGGATATCGGCGGTGTAGAAGTGAAGGGCTATCGCGCGCCCAGTTATTCCATCGGCGCCGATAACCTGTGGGCACTGGATGAACTGTCGGAGGCGGGCTATCACTATAGCTCCAGCATTTATCCAGTGAAGCATGACCTCTACGGCATGCCGGAGGCATCGCGGTTTGCCTTTCGGCCACGCGGCGAACAGGGCATCCTGGAGATCCCCATTACCACGGTGCGCTTTGGCGAAAAAAACCTGCCCTGTGGCGGCGGCGGATTTTTTCGCCTCTATCCCTACGCCGTGTCCCGCTGGGCGCTACGGCGCGTCAACCGGGATGAAGGTCAGTCGGGCATGTTCTATTTTCACCCCTGGGAGATTGACCCCGATCAGCCCCGGCAGACCGGCATCAGCCTGAAAACACGTATTCGACATTATCTTAACCTTGGACGTATGGAGCAAAGATTGAAAGCCTTGTTGCACGATTTTGAATGGGATCGCATGGACCGTATTTTTCTGGACGGCAACACCAAAAACACCCATCCGGGTGACCGGGTATGACGCTGAGCACTTCCGCACTGACCGTTCGCGAACTCGCCAGCAGCGATAAAACTCGCTGGGATGATTTTGTGCAGGCCTGCCCTGAGGCCACGTTTTTCCATCGTGCCGGTTGGCAGCGGGTGATGGAAGAGGTGTTTGGGCATCGCAGCTGGTTTCTCTACGCCGAGCGTGACGGCAACATCGAAGGCGTCTTGCCGCTGGCGCAGATCAACAGCCGCCTGTTCGGCAATTCGCTTATGTCGCTGCCATTTTGTGTCTACGGCGGTGTGGCCGCCAATTCCGCCGAGGCCATGCAGTGCCTGACGCAGGCTGCGCAGCGCAAGGCCGAATCCCTGAACGTGGATGCACTGGAGATGCGTAACCAGAAATCGCGTTACCCGGAGTGGCCGCACAAGGATCTCTACGTCACCTTCAGAAAAGGCATCGACCCTGATCCCGAGGTCAATATGAATAATATTCCGCGCAAGCAGCGGGCGATGGTGCGCAAGGGCATCCAGGCCGGCCT includes the following:
- a CDS encoding DUF3473 domain-containing protein, with the translated sequence MSTPTIITPIANAMTVDVEDYFQVSAFEGTIDRSQWDNIPCRVEGNMDRILGLFADKGVKATFFTLGWVAERYPEMVRRIVSDGHELASHGFTHTRVTQQSQKVFRADIEKTKQLLEDIGGVEVKGYRAPSYSIGADNLWALDELSEAGYHYSSSIYPVKHDLYGMPEASRFAFRPRGEQGILEIPITTVRFGEKNLPCGGGGFFRLYPYAVSRWALRRVNRDEGQSGMFYFHPWEIDPDQPRQTGISLKTRIRHYLNLGRMEQRLKALLHDFEWDRMDRIFLDGNTKNTHPGDRV